One part of the Leucobacter triazinivorans genome encodes these proteins:
- a CDS encoding SDR family NAD(P)-dependent oxidoreductase, translating to MAAESFAAQPVPALAPGLFSGKTVLVTGGTSGIGLTTAEVFARLGARVVAIGLGADQTEVAPDVEIELHGVDVTDDAALRAVIDRLDRLDVVVPAAGFSLGEQELEWEPFNRVLSVQLGAVYRVAELSRAKLRAAGGSLVTIASMFAYFGGGSRVAYSAAKGGVVQMTKSLAEAWAGDGIRVNSVAPGWIETPLASGLDDDAKERILSRTPLARFGAPEEVAQVIAFLASDAASFVTGAVLPVDGGYLTTAI from the coding sequence GTGGCAGCAGAATCGTTCGCAGCGCAGCCCGTTCCCGCACTCGCCCCGGGCCTGTTCTCGGGGAAGACCGTGCTCGTCACCGGCGGCACCTCTGGCATCGGCCTCACCACCGCCGAGGTCTTCGCGCGACTCGGCGCGCGCGTGGTCGCGATCGGCCTCGGGGCCGATCAGACCGAGGTGGCGCCCGACGTGGAGATCGAGCTGCACGGCGTCGATGTCACGGATGACGCCGCACTGCGGGCGGTGATCGACCGGCTGGATCGGCTCGACGTGGTCGTGCCCGCCGCGGGTTTCAGCCTGGGGGAGCAGGAGCTCGAGTGGGAGCCGTTCAACCGGGTGCTGTCGGTGCAGCTCGGCGCCGTCTACCGCGTCGCCGAGCTCTCGCGCGCCAAGCTGCGCGCCGCCGGCGGTTCGCTCGTCACGATCGCCTCGATGTTCGCCTACTTCGGCGGTGGCAGCCGCGTGGCCTACTCGGCGGCGAAGGGCGGCGTCGTGCAGATGACCAAGTCGCTCGCGGAGGCCTGGGCCGGTGACGGGATCCGCGTCAACTCCGTGGCGCCCGGGTGGATCGAAACGCCGCTCGCCTCGGGCCTCGACGACGACGCGAAGGAGCGGATCCTGTCGCGCACCCCGCTCGCGAGATTCGGTGCGCCGGAGGAGGTGGCGCAGGTGATCGCCTTCCTCGCCTCCGACGCGGCCTCGTTCGTCACGGGGGCCGTGCTGCCGGTCGACGGCGGGTACCTCACGACCGCGATCTGA
- a CDS encoding FitA-like ribbon-helix-helix domain-containing protein — translation MTSIMVRGLDESVKQRLTQQAKEHGRSMEAEVRDILTRAARRPHVGLALMQAAQDVGGIDELQIPARTDAARMVDLE, via the coding sequence ATGACATCGATTATGGTTCGCGGGCTCGATGAGTCGGTCAAGCAGCGCCTGACGCAGCAGGCAAAGGAGCACGGCCGCTCCATGGAGGCGGAGGTTCGTGACATTCTGACTCGGGCCGCTCGTCGCCCTCATGTCGGGCTGGCACTCATGCAGGCAGCCCAAGATGTGGGCGGGATTGATGAGTTGCAGATTCCGGCACGCACCGACGCGGCACGGATGGTGGATCTCGAGTGA
- a CDS encoding pyridoxal phosphate-dependent decarboxylase family protein → MTPEEFRAHGHQLIDWIADYRAGISKLPVLAQVEPGEVAAKLPASAPETGDAGRSLVSDLDEIVVPGLSLWQHPGFFNFFPANSELSSVLGDIASAGLGVIGLSWESSPALSEIELRVTDWVRQLFGLSGDWRGVIQDTASTSTLLALLEAREHASQFSMSGGGLAALDRPLVAYLSRYAHSSVPKAALLAGFGTDHIRWIDTDETFAMRPDALAEAIAADRAAGRVPAAVVATCGTTTTTAMDPLAAIGEIARAEGLWFHVDAAMAGSAMILPECRHLWEGVELADSLVVNAHKWLGVAFDCSLYYVKDPAHLERVMSTNPSYLRSAHDDDVTNLRDWGIPLGRRFRALKLWFMLTAEGAEALRARLRRDLDNAQWLTAQLEAEPGWRVLAPVHLQTVCVRHEPTGRDGGALSGEALDRHTRAWAERVNATGRAWVSLSTIEDRWMVRISIGALETEREHVETLWQEMRAAVAEPSAPEIRSRS, encoded by the coding sequence ATGACCCCCGAAGAGTTCCGCGCCCACGGGCATCAGCTCATCGACTGGATCGCCGACTACCGCGCAGGGATCTCCAAGCTGCCCGTGCTGGCGCAGGTGGAACCGGGAGAGGTGGCGGCGAAACTGCCCGCCTCCGCCCCGGAGACCGGCGACGCCGGGCGATCCCTCGTCTCCGACCTCGACGAGATCGTGGTGCCGGGGCTGTCGCTCTGGCAGCACCCCGGCTTCTTCAACTTCTTCCCGGCCAACAGCGAGCTCTCCTCGGTGCTGGGCGACATCGCCAGCGCCGGCCTCGGCGTCATCGGGCTCTCCTGGGAGTCGAGCCCCGCCCTCTCAGAGATCGAGCTGCGGGTGACCGACTGGGTACGGCAGCTCTTCGGGCTCTCCGGCGACTGGCGCGGCGTGATCCAGGACACCGCGTCGACCTCCACGCTGCTCGCCCTGCTCGAGGCGCGCGAGCACGCCTCGCAGTTCTCGATGTCCGGCGGCGGCCTGGCGGCGCTCGACCGTCCCCTCGTCGCCTACCTGTCCCGCTATGCGCACTCCTCCGTGCCGAAGGCAGCCCTGCTGGCGGGCTTCGGCACGGATCACATTCGCTGGATCGACACCGACGAGACGTTCGCCATGCGTCCGGACGCCCTCGCGGAGGCCATCGCCGCGGATCGCGCGGCCGGCCGCGTCCCCGCCGCGGTGGTGGCCACCTGCGGCACCACGACGACGACCGCGATGGATCCGCTGGCCGCGATCGGCGAGATCGCACGGGCGGAGGGGCTCTGGTTCCACGTCGACGCCGCGATGGCCGGCTCGGCCATGATCCTGCCCGAGTGCCGGCACCTCTGGGAGGGCGTGGAGCTGGCGGACTCGCTCGTGGTCAACGCGCACAAGTGGCTGGGCGTGGCGTTCGACTGCTCCCTGTACTACGTGAAGGATCCCGCGCATCTCGAGCGCGTGATGTCGACGAACCCCTCGTACCTGCGGTCGGCGCACGACGACGACGTGACGAACCTGCGCGACTGGGGGATTCCGCTGGGCCGGCGCTTCCGCGCACTCAAGCTCTGGTTCATGCTCACGGCCGAGGGTGCGGAGGCGCTGCGCGCCCGCCTACGCCGGGATCTCGACAACGCGCAGTGGCTCACCGCGCAGCTCGAGGCGGAGCCGGGCTGGCGCGTGCTCGCGCCGGTGCACCTGCAGACCGTGTGCGTGCGGCACGAGCCGACCGGCCGCGACGGCGGCGCGCTGAGCGGCGAGGCGCTCGACCGGCACACCCGCGCCTGGGCCGAGCGGGTGAACGCGACGGGCCGGGCCTGGGTGTCGCTGTCGACGATCGAGGATCGCTGGATGGTGCGCATCTCGATCGGTGCGCTCGAGACCGAGCGCGAGCACGTCGAGACCCTGTGGCAGGAGATGCGGGCCGCGGTCGCCGAGCCCTCGGCGCCGGAGATCAGATCGCGGTCGTGA
- a CDS encoding recombinase family protein, with amino-acid sequence MLQDLGEPLPQKPRDEDTSRGWSAITIKQILRNPTIAGKRVYRESGRRRGMGAVDLRE; translated from the coding sequence ATGCTGCAAGACCTTGGCGAGCCACTCCCCCAAAAACCGAGAGACGAAGACACCAGCCGCGGGTGGAGTGCGATCACGATCAAGCAGATCTTGCGGAACCCCACGATCGCAGGCAAACGCGTCTACCGGGAAAGTGGTCGGCGACGCGGCATGGGAGCCGTTGATCTCAGAGAGTGA
- a CDS encoding zinc ribbon domain-containing protein, whose protein sequence is MVGDAAWEPLISESDFARLQTILFDPARRIHHHDGVTPKALLSHIAKCHYCGRALAHTTNKNRSKNGGPRARRYACRFRGCMKVMIASEWLDEYVSAAAVAWLSRPDSIAALSADDDSWHERSVDAEKLTTELQARLDDATDQFIAGAISAPVLARIESTLRPQIEEAQKAATPTIVDDGVRNVLTAEDIQNAWDNIGLLEQRRILKLLFDIRITQAPRHGPNSVQPERVIISPRTPDRG, encoded by the coding sequence GTGGTCGGCGACGCGGCATGGGAGCCGTTGATCTCAGAGAGTGATTTCGCGCGGCTGCAGACGATCCTGTTCGATCCCGCACGCAGGATCCATCACCACGATGGCGTTACGCCGAAGGCGCTACTGTCGCACATCGCGAAATGCCACTATTGCGGAAGAGCTCTCGCACATACGACCAACAAGAATCGCAGCAAGAACGGTGGCCCGAGGGCCCGCCGCTATGCCTGCCGCTTCCGAGGCTGTATGAAAGTCATGATCGCCTCTGAGTGGCTCGATGAATACGTCTCAGCTGCTGCGGTCGCGTGGCTCAGCCGCCCGGACAGCATCGCCGCGCTGAGTGCCGACGACGACAGCTGGCACGAACGATCAGTAGATGCCGAGAAGCTCACCACTGAGCTGCAGGCTCGTCTCGATGATGCGACGGATCAGTTCATCGCCGGCGCGATCAGCGCCCCGGTCCTTGCTCGTATCGAGAGCACCTTGCGGCCGCAGATCGAAGAAGCGCAGAAGGCCGCGACTCCGACCATCGTCGATGACGGAGTGCGGAACGTCCTCACCGCCGAAGACATCCAGAACGCCTGGGACAACATCGGTCTGCTCGAGCAACGACGCATCCTCAAGCTCCTCTTCGACATCCGCATCACCCAGGCACCCCGACACGGACCCAACAGCGTACAACCCGAACGAGTGATCATCAGCCCGAGAACCCCGGATCGAGGCTGA
- a CDS encoding arylsulfatase has translation MAEQPNILIIWGDDIGQSNLSCYSDGVMGYRTEHIDRIAEEGARFTDYYGEQSCTAGRAAFITGQNPYRTGLTKVGMPGADVGLRADDPTIATALKDAGYATGQFGKNHLGDRDEFLPTAHGFDEFFGNLYHLNAEEEPELPDYPREEDYPNFRKNFGPRGVIRSWANDDGTQRIEDTGPLTKKRMETVDEEFRDAAIDFMQRKVEGDEPFFLWFNSSHMHFRTHPKPESIGRAGRWQSEYHDTMLDHDDLVGDLLGTLDELGIAENTIVVYSTDNGPHMNSWPDAGMTPFRNEKNSNWEGAYRVPALVRWPGRIEPGQVLDGIVSHSDWFVTLLAAAGVPDIADRLRSGTTLNGQEYHVHLDGYNQLDYLTGAAEESPRKHFFYVSDDGDLTALRFDNWKFVFLEQRAVGTLSIWQEPYIELRFPKLFNLRTDPYERADITSNTYWDWVLDHVFLFVPAQSYVASMLASLAEFPARQKPASFSIDQVMAKLQAGATSA, from the coding sequence ATGGCAGAGCAGCCGAACATCCTGATCATCTGGGGAGACGACATCGGACAGTCGAACCTCAGCTGCTACAGCGACGGCGTGATGGGCTATCGCACGGAGCACATCGACCGGATCGCCGAGGAGGGGGCGCGCTTCACCGACTACTACGGCGAGCAGAGCTGCACGGCGGGACGCGCGGCGTTCATCACCGGCCAGAACCCCTATCGCACCGGCCTCACGAAGGTGGGCATGCCCGGTGCCGACGTCGGCCTGCGGGCCGACGATCCCACGATCGCCACCGCGCTCAAAGACGCGGGCTACGCGACGGGGCAGTTCGGCAAGAACCACCTGGGCGATCGCGACGAGTTCCTGCCCACCGCCCACGGCTTCGACGAGTTCTTCGGCAATCTCTACCACCTGAACGCGGAGGAGGAGCCCGAGTTGCCCGACTACCCGCGCGAGGAGGACTACCCGAACTTCCGCAAGAACTTCGGCCCGCGCGGGGTGATCCGATCCTGGGCGAACGACGACGGCACGCAGCGCATCGAAGACACCGGCCCGCTCACGAAGAAGCGCATGGAGACCGTCGACGAGGAGTTCCGCGACGCGGCCATCGACTTCATGCAGCGCAAGGTCGAGGGCGACGAGCCGTTCTTCCTCTGGTTCAACTCGAGCCACATGCACTTCCGCACCCACCCGAAGCCGGAGAGCATCGGGCGCGCGGGTCGCTGGCAGTCCGAGTACCACGACACGATGCTCGACCACGACGACCTCGTGGGCGACCTGCTCGGCACGCTCGACGAGCTGGGGATCGCCGAGAACACGATCGTCGTGTACTCGACCGACAACGGCCCGCACATGAACAGCTGGCCGGACGCGGGAATGACCCCCTTCCGCAACGAGAAGAACTCGAACTGGGAGGGCGCGTACCGGGTGCCCGCCCTGGTCCGCTGGCCCGGACGCATCGAACCGGGCCAGGTGCTCGACGGCATCGTGAGCCACAGCGATTGGTTCGTGACGCTGCTCGCGGCGGCCGGGGTGCCGGACATCGCCGACCGCCTGCGCTCGGGCACGACGCTGAACGGCCAGGAGTACCACGTTCACCTCGACGGCTACAACCAGCTCGACTACCTGACGGGTGCCGCCGAGGAGAGCCCCCGGAAGCACTTCTTCTACGTCTCGGACGACGGCGATCTCACCGCGCTGAGATTCGACAACTGGAAGTTCGTGTTCCTCGAGCAGCGCGCCGTCGGCACGCTCTCCATCTGGCAGGAGCCCTACATCGAGCTGAGATTCCCCAAGCTCTTCAACCTCCGCACCGATCCCTACGAGCGGGCCGACATCACCTCGAACACCTACTGGGACTGGGTGCTCGACCACGTCTTCCTGTTCGTGCCGGCGCAGAGCTACGTCGCGAGCATGCTCGCCAGCCTCGCCGAGTTCCCGGCCCGGCAGAAGCCGGCGAGCTTCAGCATCGACCAGGTCATGGCCAAGCTGCAGGCGGGGGCCACGAGCGCATGA
- a CDS encoding formylglycine-generating enzyme family protein, translating into MTRVELAGGEFWMGSDAHYPEEAPAHRVRVGPFGIDAHQVTNARFAEFVSATGYVTVAERPLDPQEFPGAPAENLLPGSMVFTPTPGPVDLRHLSQWWEWTPGASWRHPEGPASGIDERGDHPVVHVAHEDAEAFCSWAGAVLPSEAEWEFAARGGLDRAEFTWGAERQPDGRIMANTWDGPDFPWRSSGESGFARTAPVGSFPANGFGLFDTAGNVWEWTADWWSGHPAEAASDCCVPVDPRGGAAEGSLDPRQPQFRVPRKVIKGGSHLCADSYCLRYRPAARRPQMIDTGMSHVGFRCAWRTSDEETR; encoded by the coding sequence ATGACCCGTGTGGAGCTCGCGGGCGGCGAGTTCTGGATGGGGTCGGACGCGCACTATCCGGAGGAGGCGCCGGCCCACCGCGTGCGGGTCGGCCCCTTCGGGATCGACGCCCATCAGGTCACGAACGCCCGCTTCGCCGAGTTCGTCTCGGCGACCGGGTACGTGACGGTCGCCGAGCGCCCACTCGATCCGCAGGAGTTCCCCGGTGCTCCGGCGGAGAACCTGCTGCCGGGCTCCATGGTCTTCACCCCCACCCCCGGGCCCGTCGATCTCCGTCATCTCAGCCAGTGGTGGGAGTGGACCCCGGGGGCCTCCTGGCGGCATCCCGAGGGGCCCGCGTCCGGCATCGACGAGCGCGGCGACCACCCCGTGGTGCACGTCGCGCACGAGGACGCCGAAGCATTCTGCTCCTGGGCCGGCGCGGTGCTGCCGAGCGAGGCGGAGTGGGAGTTCGCGGCGAGGGGAGGGCTCGATCGCGCCGAGTTCACCTGGGGAGCCGAGCGGCAGCCGGACGGCCGTATCATGGCGAACACGTGGGACGGTCCCGATTTCCCGTGGCGCTCCAGCGGCGAGTCGGGGTTCGCGCGCACCGCGCCGGTCGGATCGTTCCCGGCCAACGGATTCGGTCTCTTCGACACTGCCGGCAATGTCTGGGAGTGGACCGCCGACTGGTGGTCCGGGCACCCCGCCGAGGCCGCGTCCGACTGCTGCGTGCCGGTGGACCCGCGCGGGGGCGCCGCCGAGGGCAGCCTCGATCCGCGGCAACCGCAGTTCCGGGTGCCGCGCAAGGTGATCAAGGGCGGATCCCACCTCTGCGCCGACAGCTACTGCCTGCGCTACCGGCCGGCCGCGCGGCGGCCCCAGATGATCGACACCGGTATGAGTCACGTCGGCTTCCGCTGCGCGTGGCGGACGAGCGACGAGGAGACACGATGA
- a CDS encoding S-(hydroxymethyl)mycothiol dehydrogenase encodes MVYRVQGVVVREKNAPAVIETIIVPEPGPGEVVVDVLSCGVCHTDYHYQQGGISDDFPFLLGHESTARVAVVGEGVTEVAVGDRVILNWRAVCGQCRACRKGQPQYCFATHNATQKMTLEDGTELSPALGIGSFAEKTLVAAGQCTKIDEESDAAAVGLLGCGIMAGIGAAINTGEVQRGESVAVIGCGGVGAAAIAGAQLAGATTIVAVDIDDAKLEQAKRFGATHTVNSRSEDAVEAIRALTDGFGADVVIDAVGRPETYAQAFYARDLAGRVVLVGVPTPEMQLQLPLLDVFGRGGSLKSSWYGDCLPSRDFTMLIDQYKLGRLDLDGFVTERIGLGDVEEAFGKMAGGTVLRSVVEL; translated from the coding sequence ATGGTCTATCGGGTGCAGGGCGTGGTGGTGCGCGAGAAGAACGCGCCGGCGGTGATCGAGACGATCATCGTGCCGGAGCCGGGACCGGGCGAGGTGGTGGTCGACGTGCTGAGCTGCGGCGTCTGCCACACCGACTACCACTACCAGCAGGGCGGCATCAGCGACGACTTCCCGTTCCTGCTCGGTCACGAGTCGACCGCTCGCGTGGCCGTGGTCGGCGAGGGCGTCACCGAGGTGGCGGTGGGCGACCGCGTGATCCTCAACTGGCGCGCCGTGTGCGGGCAGTGCCGCGCGTGCCGGAAGGGGCAGCCGCAGTACTGCTTCGCGACGCACAACGCGACGCAGAAGATGACGCTCGAGGACGGGACCGAGCTGTCGCCCGCGCTCGGGATCGGATCGTTCGCCGAGAAGACGCTCGTGGCCGCGGGGCAGTGCACCAAGATCGACGAGGAGTCGGACGCGGCGGCCGTGGGACTGCTCGGGTGCGGCATCATGGCCGGGATCGGCGCCGCCATCAACACGGGAGAGGTGCAGCGCGGCGAGTCCGTCGCCGTGATCGGGTGCGGCGGAGTCGGTGCGGCGGCGATCGCCGGTGCGCAGCTGGCGGGCGCCACGACGATCGTCGCGGTGGACATCGACGACGCGAAGCTCGAGCAGGCGAAGCGATTCGGCGCGACCCACACGGTGAACTCGCGGTCCGAGGACGCGGTCGAGGCGATCCGGGCGCTCACCGACGGCTTCGGCGCCGACGTGGTGATCGACGCCGTCGGTCGCCCCGAGACGTACGCGCAGGCTTTCTACGCGCGGGACCTCGCGGGACGCGTGGTGCTCGTGGGGGTGCCGACGCCGGAGATGCAGCTGCAGCTGCCGCTGCTCGACGTGTTCGGACGCGGCGGTTCCCTGAAGTCGTCGTGGTACGGCGACTGCCTGCCGAGCCGCGACTTCACGATGCTCATCGACCAGTACAAGCTGGGGCGGCTCGATCTCGACGGCTTCGTCACCGAGCGCATCGGCCTCGGCGACGTGGAGGAGGCGTTCGGCAAGATGGCCGGCGGCACCGTGCTGCGATCGGTGGTCGAGCTGTGA
- a CDS encoding HAD family hydrolase, translating to MILPSWRPGAARDRLVALLDASEEIPEEERLAVFDNDGTLWCERPHYVQEAFLIDALARRAAEDPALREREEFRALLDADAEAIGRIGMVRIAVALMELFAGQDPRDYTSESRAFAERWVHPTLGVHCEGLVYLPMLELLEELRRRGWTIGIVSGGGVEFVRAVSRRLYGVPPELVVGSVIEHELTDDGELRRTAKILGAVNEGATKVMNLQGALGRRPRFAAGNSGGDTEMLAWTAAGGGLALVLEHDDAEREFAYEGRAESFAQAESLGDTARREGWAVVSMRDDWDRVFPPAG from the coding sequence ATGATCCTTCCATCCTGGCGGCCGGGGGCCGCACGAGACCGGCTCGTCGCGCTGCTCGACGCGAGCGAGGAGATCCCGGAGGAGGAGCGGCTCGCGGTGTTCGACAACGACGGCACCCTGTGGTGCGAGCGCCCGCACTACGTGCAGGAGGCGTTTCTCATCGACGCGCTGGCGCGCCGGGCCGCCGAGGATCCCGCGCTGCGCGAGCGAGAGGAGTTTCGGGCGCTGCTCGATGCCGATGCGGAGGCGATCGGGCGGATCGGGATGGTGCGCATCGCGGTGGCGCTGATGGAGCTGTTCGCCGGTCAGGATCCGCGCGACTACACCTCCGAATCGCGCGCGTTCGCGGAGCGCTGGGTGCATCCGACCCTCGGTGTGCACTGCGAGGGACTGGTCTATCTGCCGATGCTCGAACTGCTCGAGGAGTTGCGCCGTCGGGGCTGGACGATCGGGATCGTGTCGGGCGGCGGCGTCGAGTTCGTGCGCGCGGTCTCTCGGAGGCTCTACGGCGTGCCGCCCGAGCTGGTGGTCGGCAGCGTGATCGAGCACGAGCTGACCGACGACGGCGAGCTGCGGCGCACGGCGAAGATCCTGGGCGCCGTGAACGAGGGGGCGACCAAGGTCATGAACCTCCAGGGGGCTCTCGGGCGCCGGCCGCGCTTCGCGGCGGGCAACTCGGGGGGCGATACCGAGATGCTCGCCTGGACCGCGGCAGGCGGCGGGCTCGCGCTCGTGCTCGAGCACGACGACGCCGAGCGGGAGTTCGCCTACGAGGGGCGCGCCGAGAGCTTCGCCCAGGCCGAGAGCCTGGGCGATACGGCGCGCCGCGAGGGGTGGGCCGTCGTCAGCATGCGCGACGACTGGGATCGGGTCTTCCCGCCCGCCGGGTGA
- a CDS encoding type II toxin-antitoxin system VapC family toxin produces MIVLDTNVISEVFKPQPNPQVVAWLESLTGDVAITTITLAELLAGVRRRPDGRRKSVLMTSINTAMQSYRDTSAVLGFDDAAAEHYADIVVARERSGLPITMADAQIAAICRSHRASCATRNTKDFAETGVELLNPWVP; encoded by the coding sequence GTGATCGTTCTCGACACGAACGTGATCTCGGAGGTGTTCAAGCCGCAACCGAACCCCCAGGTCGTTGCCTGGCTCGAATCACTCACCGGAGACGTGGCTATCACGACGATCACGCTCGCCGAGCTCCTCGCCGGTGTTCGCCGACGGCCAGACGGCCGCCGCAAATCGGTACTCATGACGAGCATCAACACGGCGATGCAGTCGTATCGAGATACGAGCGCGGTTCTGGGGTTCGATGATGCTGCCGCCGAGCACTATGCAGATATCGTGGTAGCCCGAGAACGATCCGGCCTTCCGATCACGATGGCCGATGCCCAGATCGCAGCGATCTGCCGTAGCCACCGGGCAAGCTGCGCAACCCGCAACACAAAGGACTTCGCTGAGACCGGGGTCGAACTCCTCAATCCGTGGGTGCCCTGA